Proteins encoded within one genomic window of Spirulina major PCC 6313:
- a CDS encoding rhodanese-like domain-containing protein, with translation MTTINTQLEAIAPTTLQQWLAEDRVTLVDVREPSEHAGEKIAGSHLVPLSRFEPAQLPHEAGKPVVLYCQTGNRSTEAARHLILAGYESVIHLDGGITAWKQAGHPTQVNKNAPISIMRQVQMIAGSLVLTGTLLGAFVSPWFLILSGFVGAGLTFAGLSGTCAMAMLLAKLPYNQRVG, from the coding sequence ATGACCACGATTAACACCCAACTCGAAGCGATCGCCCCCACCACCCTCCAGCAATGGTTAGCAGAAGATCGCGTCACCCTCGTTGATGTGCGCGAACCTTCCGAACACGCCGGCGAAAAAATAGCCGGGTCTCACCTCGTCCCCCTCTCCCGCTTTGAACCCGCTCAACTGCCCCACGAAGCCGGCAAGCCCGTCGTCCTCTATTGCCAAACCGGCAACCGTTCCACCGAAGCCGCCCGCCATCTCATCCTCGCCGGCTATGAATCCGTGATTCACCTCGACGGCGGCATCACCGCTTGGAAGCAAGCCGGACATCCCACCCAAGTCAACAAAAACGCACCGATCAGCATCATGCGCCAAGTGCAAATGATTGCCGGGAGTTTAGTTCTCACGGGGACTCTCTTGGGGGCCTTTGTCTCGCCTTGGTTCTTGATTTTGAGTGGGTTTGTGGGCGCGGGGCTAACCTTTGCAGGGCTGTCGGGAACCTGTGCCATGGCGATGCTGTTGGCGAAACTCCCCTACAACCAACGAGTGGGCTAA